A region of the Edaphobacter lichenicola genome:
TTGAGTCCTGGATGTTATGAGGTGACTATGGCTATGGCGAATCCGTCGTAGCCCTTGCTGCCTACGGTCTGGAGCGCGGTGGCGTCGAGACGGGGATTGTCTCCGAAGCGCTCGAGAAAGGTGCGGGTGCCTGAGACTGCGGGGTCGGTACTCTTTGGATCGAGGATGGCGCCGTCGCGGATTACGTTGTCTCCTATGATGACGGTGCCGGGGCGTGAGAGCTTGACCGCCCACTCCAGGTAGGAGGGGTTGTTGGGTTTGTCCGCGTCGAGGAAGATGAGATCGAAGGGTGCGGCTTTTTGGGAGTGCAGGGTGGCCAGAGATTCGAGCGCATTGCCGACTCTGAGGTCGACTAGTGAGGACAGCCCTGCGCGTTTGATGTTTGCCGCAGCTACGCTGGCGTGGGTGGGATTGAGCTCGAGCGTGATGAGGGTGCCGTCTGGCGGTAGAGCGCGCGCCAGCCAGATAGTGCTGTATCCGCCGAGGGTTCCTACTTCCAGAATGCGGTTGGCTTTATGGATGCGGGCGAGCAGATGAAGAAACTTGCCCTGGTTGGGAGCTACGTCGATGGCGGGAAGCCCGGCGTCTGCGTTTGCGCGCACGGCTTCGTTGAGTGGTTGATCGGGATGAACGAGAGTGTCTGTGAGGAAGTGGTCGACT
Encoded here:
- a CDS encoding O-methyltransferase, with the protein product MNQDLWTSVDHFLTDTLVHPDQPLNEAVRANADAGLPAIDVAPNQGKFLHLLARIHKANRILEVGTLGGYSTIWLARALPPDGTLITLELNPTHASVAAANIKRAGLSSLVDLRVGNALESLATLHSQKAAPFDLIFLDADKPNNPSYLEWAVKLSRPGTVIIGDNVIRDGAILDPKSTDPAVSGTRTFLERFGDNPRLDATALQTVGSKGYDGFAIAIVTS